A portion of the endosymbiont of Galathealinum brachiosum genome contains these proteins:
- a CDS encoding NADH-quinone oxidoreductase subunit G (Catalyzes the transfer of electrons from NADH to ubiquinone) produces MSDDQVTFTVDDVELSAPKGSMLIQATDKAGIHIPRFCYHDKLSVAANCRMCLVDVEKAPKPMPACATPIMEGMVVHTQSAKAVEAQKSVMEFLLINHPLDCPICDQGGECELQDLSVAYGGDKSQYTDIKRVVFDKDIGPLIQTELTRCIQCTRCVRFGEEIAGMRELGMTDRGDRAVIGTFIAKSVDSEMSGNVIDICPVGALTAKPSRFTGRAWEMQQHVSVSPHDSVGSNLYIHTLDGKVNRVVPRANESINEVWISDRDRFSYQGLYSDDRATKPMMKLNGEWVETDWNTALQYAVDGLQLVIKENSADEIACWISPNATLEEHYLSQKLVRGLGSNNIDHRLRQTDFTDQDFAPVMPWIAKDIESIERLEAILLVGSHVRKEQPLIAHRFRKAFRHHQVKISAVNPRKFKWRFKTSNELISSAEGMVTNLAGIAKAAGVDQANLSTLISSATVDDGHKAIAEELKTAGEAATIFIGNIAVQHPQYSALRALSCAIAKQTGATLAYLPEAANTAGAWLAGSVPHRFAGGSEANAKGANIAEMLDSPKKALIAFNIEPEFDVANPVKAMDAVDAADFKVVINNYATDAMKEYADVILPLSAFSETSGTYVNAEGFWQSFKGATSPLGESRPGWKVLRVLANLMNVDGFDYMSSEDVRNEVKEQCRDIQLDNTLSVDAPATGVSQTSGLQRVGDVPLYSVDSLVRRSTPLQLTKDADQNNAAINSALAARLKIEDGDRVSITQSGHTELTDIRIDDAIADDCVWLPAAEELSIHMGTTYSPIELEKA; encoded by the coding sequence ATGTCAGATGATCAAGTTACATTTACCGTTGATGATGTAGAGTTATCTGCACCAAAAGGCTCAATGTTAATTCAGGCAACAGATAAAGCGGGTATTCATATTCCGCGTTTCTGTTATCACGATAAGTTATCTGTCGCGGCAAACTGTCGTATGTGTTTAGTTGATGTTGAAAAAGCGCCTAAGCCTATGCCTGCCTGTGCAACGCCCATTATGGAAGGCATGGTTGTTCATACTCAGTCAGCGAAAGCAGTTGAAGCACAAAAATCAGTAATGGAATTTTTACTGATTAATCACCCTTTAGATTGTCCGATTTGTGATCAGGGTGGTGAATGCGAATTACAGGATTTATCAGTTGCTTACGGTGGTGATAAATCTCAGTACACCGATATTAAGCGAGTGGTTTTTGATAAAGATATTGGACCCTTAATTCAAACAGAATTAACGCGTTGTATTCAATGTACCCGTTGTGTGCGTTTTGGTGAAGAAATTGCCGGCATGCGTGAACTGGGTATGACGGATCGTGGTGACCGTGCAGTTATTGGTACATTCATCGCTAAGAGCGTTGATTCAGAAATGTCAGGTAACGTGATTGATATTTGCCCGGTGGGCGCGTTAACCGCAAAACCTTCTCGCTTTACGGGACGAGCATGGGAAATGCAACAGCATGTTAGCGTGTCGCCTCATGATTCAGTTGGTTCAAATTTATACATTCATACACTGGATGGAAAAGTGAACCGTGTTGTGCCCCGTGCAAACGAATCCATAAATGAAGTCTGGATTTCAGATCGTGATCGTTTTAGTTATCAGGGTTTATATTCTGATGATCGTGCAACTAAACCCATGATGAAGTTAAATGGCGAGTGGGTAGAGACAGACTGGAATACTGCGCTGCAGTATGCGGTTGATGGTTTGCAGTTAGTTATTAAAGAAAATTCTGCGGATGAGATTGCTTGCTGGATATCTCCAAATGCAACTCTGGAAGAACATTATTTATCTCAGAAGTTAGTGCGTGGTTTAGGTAGTAATAATATTGATCACCGTTTGAGACAAACAGATTTTACCGATCAGGACTTTGCACCCGTCATGCCCTGGATTGCTAAAGATATTGAGTCAATTGAGCGATTAGAAGCCATTTTATTAGTGGGTTCACATGTTCGTAAAGAGCAGCCACTTATTGCTCATCGATTTAGAAAAGCATTCCGTCACCATCAGGTGAAAATCTCTGCGGTAAATCCACGTAAATTTAAATGGCGTTTTAAAACCAGTAATGAACTGATTTCTTCAGCAGAAGGAATGGTTACAAATCTTGCGGGTATTGCAAAAGCAGCTGGTGTTGATCAGGCAAATCTGTCAACACTAATCAGCAGTGCGACAGTTGATGATGGTCATAAAGCTATTGCAGAAGAATTAAAAACGGCTGGTGAAGCAGCAACGATCTTTATAGGTAATATTGCGGTACAACATCCGCAGTATTCAGCTTTGCGTGCTTTAAGTTGTGCGATTGCGAAACAGACAGGTGCAACTTTGGCGTATTTACCGGAAGCGGCAAATACAGCAGGTGCCTGGTTAGCGGGAAGTGTTCCTCACCGTTTTGCAGGTGGCTCAGAAGCGAATGCAAAGGGTGCTAATATTGCTGAAATGTTAGATTCACCAAAGAAAGCTTTAATTGCATTTAATATAGAACCTGAATTTGATGTAGCAAATCCTGTAAAAGCAATGGATGCAGTTGATGCTGCAGACTTTAAGGTTGTTATTAATAATTATGCAACTGACGCGATGAAAGAATATGCAGATGTGATTTTGCCTCTATCGGCTTTCTCAGAAACCTCTGGTACTTATGTAAATGCAGAAGGGTTCTGGCAAAGCTTTAAAGGTGCAACTTCTCCTTTAGGTGAGTCACGTCCAGGCTGGAAAGTTTTACGTGTACTGGCGAACCTGATGAATGTCGACGGTTTTGATTATATGTCTTCTGAAGATGTTCGAAATGAAGTGAAAGAGCAGTGTAGAGATATACAGTTGGATAATACATTATCAGTTGATGCTCCTGCTACAGGTGTGTCGCAAACAAGTGGCTTGCAGCGTGTCGGTGATGTTCCACTGTATTCAGTCGATTCACTGGTACGTCGTTCAACGCCATTGCAACTTACTAAAGATGCAGATCAGAATAATGCAGCAATTAATAGTGCATTAGCTGCCAGGTTAAAAATTGAAGATGGCGACAGAGTTTCAATTACACAGTCAGGTCATACAGAGCTGACGGATATTAGAATTGATGATGCAATAGCCGATGATTGTGTATGGCTACCTGCTGCAGAGGAGCTAAGTATTCATATGGGTACAACCTATTCACCAATTGAGTTGGAGAAGGCCTGA
- a CDS encoding NADH-quinone oxidoreductase subunit F (part of NADH-ubiquinone oxidoreductase complex I; shuttles electrons from NADH, via FMN and iron-sulfur (Fe-S) centers, to quinones in the respiratory chain; NuoF is part of the soluble NADH dehydrogenase fragment, which represents the electron input part of NADH dehydrogenase), with amino-acid sequence MANEVCYATLQFESEQWSYENYLKVGGYQAWNKILEEKLSPEDVIEIVKASGLRGRGGAGFPTGLKWSFMPRNAPVQKYIVCNSDESEPGTCKDRDILRFNPHALVEGMLIAGYCIGATVGYNYMRGEFMDDVYDHFAGAVKEAYEKGHLGKNINGSGVDFDLYPTLGAGAYICGEETALLESLEGKKGQPRFKPPFPANVGLYGKPTTINNTESLASVPSIVREGAEWFKNFGVENSGGTKCFSVSGHVQNPGNFEVNMGIPFKELLEIAGGVTEGRKLKAVIPGGSSVPVVPAEIMLESTMDYDGITKAGSMLGSGALIVMDDSTDMVKVLQRLSRFYFSESCGQCTPCREGTGWLYRMLTRIVEGKGEPEDLDRLDDVAAKIEGRTICALGDAAAMPVRSFIKHYREEFEYYIEHKCSMIDSGAGK; translated from the coding sequence ATGGCTAACGAAGTTTGCTACGCAACGCTGCAATTTGAAAGCGAGCAATGGTCCTATGAAAATTACCTGAAAGTAGGTGGTTATCAGGCATGGAATAAAATTCTGGAAGAAAAGTTATCTCCGGAAGATGTGATCGAAATTGTAAAAGCTTCCGGTTTACGCGGTCGTGGCGGGGCAGGTTTTCCAACCGGTTTGAAGTGGAGCTTTATGCCTCGCAATGCACCGGTACAAAAATACATTGTATGTAATTCGGATGAATCAGAACCGGGTACGTGTAAAGACCGAGATATACTACGTTTTAATCCACATGCTTTAGTTGAAGGTATGTTGATTGCAGGTTATTGCATAGGTGCAACCGTGGGTTACAACTATATGCGCGGCGAGTTTATGGATGATGTATATGATCATTTCGCTGGCGCAGTAAAAGAAGCTTATGAAAAAGGTCACTTAGGTAAAAATATTAATGGCTCGGGTGTTGATTTTGATTTGTATCCAACACTCGGTGCAGGTGCTTATATCTGTGGTGAAGAAACCGCGTTATTAGAATCACTTGAAGGTAAAAAAGGTCAACCAAGATTTAAGCCGCCATTCCCCGCGAATGTGGGTTTATATGGAAAACCTACCACTATCAATAATACTGAATCACTTGCTTCGGTACCAAGCATTGTGCGTGAAGGTGCAGAGTGGTTTAAAAACTTTGGTGTTGAAAATTCAGGTGGGACAAAATGTTTTTCAGTTTCCGGTCATGTGCAAAATCCCGGTAACTTTGAAGTTAACATGGGTATACCATTTAAAGAATTATTAGAAATTGCTGGCGGTGTTACCGAAGGTCGTAAATTAAAAGCGGTTATACCAGGCGGTTCATCTGTCCCGGTTGTGCCAGCTGAAATTATGCTTGAGTCTACTATGGATTATGATGGCATTACTAAAGCTGGTTCAATGTTAGGTTCAGGTGCGCTTATCGTAATGGATGACAGCACTGATATGGTAAAAGTCTTGCAACGTTTGTCGCGTTTCTATTTCTCAGAGTCGTGTGGTCAGTGCACACCTTGCCGTGAAGGTACCGGTTGGTTGTATCGTATGCTTACCCGAATCGTTGAAGGTAAAGGCGAGCCAGAAGATCTGGATCGATTAGATGATGTTGCTGCAAAAATTGAAGGCCGTACTATTTGTGCATTAGGTGATGCAGCTGCAATGCCGGTAAGAAGTTTTATTAAACATTACCGTGAAGAATTTGAATATTACATCGAACATAAATGTTCCATGATTGACAGTGGGGCGGGCAAATAA
- a CDS encoding NAD(P)H-dependent oxidoreductase subunit E, translated as MTDEQILSAHTLEEIAEWESRYPPEHKKSALLAALNAAQHQNKGFLTVPLMDAVAKKLELSKIEVYEVASFYSMYELNPVGRNNVAVCTNVCCMLMGSDTIVNHLEKKLGIKLGESTDDGRIYLKVEEECLAACAGGPMMQVNHKYYTELTPEKVDEIIDGLE; from the coding sequence ATGACAGACGAACAAATACTCTCAGCACATACCTTAGAAGAAATTGCCGAGTGGGAATCTCGTTACCCGCCCGAGCATAAAAAATCTGCGTTGTTAGCGGCATTAAATGCTGCCCAACATCAAAATAAAGGTTTCTTAACCGTGCCTTTAATGGATGCAGTAGCAAAAAAATTAGAACTTTCAAAAATAGAAGTTTATGAAGTGGCTAGCTTCTATTCTATGTATGAATTAAATCCGGTTGGCAGGAATAATGTTGCGGTTTGTACCAATGTTTGTTGCATGCTAATGGGTTCAGATACGATTGTTAATCACCTTGAGAAAAAACTAGGCATTAAGCTTGGTGAAAGCACCGATGATGGTCGTATTTATTTAAAAGTTGAAGAAGAATGTCTTGCAGCCTGTGCCGGTGGCCCAATGATGCAGGTTAATCATAAATATTACACAGAGCTCACCCCTGAAAAAGTGGATGAGATCATCGACGGGCTGGAGTAA
- a CDS encoding NADH-quinone oxidoreductase subunit D (Catalyzes the transfer of electrons from NADH to quinone) — MPEIRNYTLNFGPQHPAAHGVLRLILEMDGEVIQRADPHIGLLHRATEKLAESKPYNQSIGYMDRLDYVSMMSNEHGYILALEKLLGVEVPERAQYIRVMFDEITRLLNHLLWIGAHGLDVGAMTMFLYAFREREDLMDVYEAVSGARLHATYYRPGGVARDLPDSMPQYKASKWHSQKEVSRLNDTRSGSLLDFIEDFTTRFPGYVDEYETLLTDNRIWKQRLVDIAIVSPERAMQLGFTGPMLRGSGIEWDLRKKQPYAVYDKIDFDIPVGTNGDSYDRYLVRMEEMRQSNRIIKQCVDWLRANPGIVMAQDHKVTPPRREEMKGDMESLIHHFKLFTEGYCLPEGEAYGAVEHPKGEFGVYLMSDGANKPYRMKIRAPGFAHLSALDEMTRGHMLSDVVAVIGTQDIVFGEIDR, encoded by the coding sequence ATGCCTGAAATTCGCAATTACACACTGAATTTTGGTCCCCAGCATCCTGCAGCCCATGGTGTGCTACGTCTAATTTTAGAAATGGATGGAGAAGTTATTCAGCGAGCCGATCCACACATTGGTTTGTTGCATCGTGCAACTGAAAAACTGGCGGAGTCAAAACCCTATAATCAAAGTATTGGTTATATGGATCGTCTTGATTATGTATCCATGATGTCAAATGAGCATGGTTATATTCTTGCGTTAGAAAAACTTCTAGGTGTTGAAGTGCCAGAGCGAGCTCAATACATTCGAGTGATGTTTGATGAAATTACACGATTATTAAACCATCTGTTATGGATAGGTGCTCACGGTCTGGATGTGGGCGCGATGACCATGTTTCTGTATGCCTTCCGTGAACGTGAAGATTTAATGGATGTATATGAAGCGGTATCCGGTGCGCGTTTACACGCAACTTATTATCGCCCTGGGGGTGTAGCTCGTGACTTGCCTGATTCAATGCCTCAGTACAAAGCATCTAAATGGCATAGCCAGAAAGAAGTTAGTCGATTAAATGATACTCGTAGCGGGTCTCTTCTTGATTTTATAGAAGATTTTACAACGCGTTTCCCCGGTTATGTTGATGAGTATGAAACACTGTTAACAGACAATCGTATCTGGAAACAACGTCTGGTTGATATTGCAATTGTTTCGCCTGAGCGAGCTATGCAGTTAGGTTTTACCGGCCCCATGTTGCGTGGCTCAGGTATTGAGTGGGATCTGCGTAAAAAACAGCCTTATGCTGTTTACGACAAAATAGATTTTGATATTCCTGTTGGTACAAATGGTGATTCTTATGATCGCTATCTTGTGCGTATGGAAGAAATGCGCCAGTCAAATCGCATTATCAAGCAATGTGTTGACTGGTTAAGGGCTAACCCGGGTATCGTAATGGCTCAGGATCATAAAGTAACACCACCCAGACGAGAAGAAATGAAAGGTGATATGGAATCTCTGATTCATCACTTTAAATTGTTCACTGAAGGTTACTGTTTGCCAGAAGGTGAGGCTTACGGTGCAGTTGAACATCCTAAGGGTGAATTTGGTGTTTACCTGATGTCAGATGGTGCGAATAAACCTTACCGTATGAAAATTAGAGCACCGGGATTCGCGCATTTGTCTGCACTAGATGAAATGACTCGCGGACATATGTTATCCGATGTGGTTGCAGTTATTGGTACGCAGGACATCGTATTTGGCGAGATAGATAGATAA
- a CDS encoding NADH-quinone oxidoreductase subunit C: protein MSKIEKLSEQLEQSFGSQLQSKTLELGEITIEVSASDYLAVCKKLHNDDAFAFEILIDLCGVDYSAYGQDEWKTDASANGFSRGIDSAQHGRLKFGDELPKNQSDRKRFAVVSHLLSIKNNQRIRVRVFAEDDAYPVVKSVVDIWNGVNWFEREAFDLFGIHFDGHPDLRRILTDYGFVGHPFRKDFPLSGNVEMRYDEEQKRVVYEPVSIEPRVLVPRVIRENNNRQDLSANESESEE, encoded by the coding sequence ATGAGCAAGATTGAAAAGTTATCAGAACAGCTTGAACAGTCCTTTGGAAGTCAGCTGCAAAGTAAAACATTAGAGCTGGGTGAGATCACAATCGAAGTATCTGCAAGTGATTATCTCGCGGTTTGTAAAAAATTGCATAATGATGACGCTTTTGCTTTTGAGATTCTAATAGATTTGTGTGGTGTTGATTATTCTGCTTATGGTCAGGATGAATGGAAAACCGATGCATCCGCAAACGGCTTTAGCCGGGGTATTGATAGTGCGCAGCATGGTCGTTTAAAATTTGGTGACGAGCTTCCTAAAAACCAGTCTGACCGTAAACGTTTTGCAGTCGTGTCTCATTTATTATCAATTAAAAATAATCAACGTATTCGTGTTCGCGTGTTTGCTGAAGATGATGCTTACCCTGTTGTTAAATCAGTTGTAGATATCTGGAATGGTGTTAACTGGTTTGAGCGAGAAGCGTTTGATCTATTTGGTATTCATTTTGACGGGCATCCTGATCTACGTCGTATTCTTACCGATTACGGTTTTGTGGGTCACCCTTTTAGAAAAGATTTTCCTTTGTCAGGTAATGTTGAAATGCGTTATGACGAAGAACAGAAACGTGTTGTATATGAGCCTGTGAGTATTGAGCCACGCGTTCTTGTGCCACGGGTTATTAGAGAAAATAATAATCGTCAAGACCTGTCTGCTAATGAATCGGAAAGTGAAGAATAA
- a CDS encoding NADH-quinone oxidoreductase subunit B (The point of entry for the majority of electrons that traverse the respiratory chain eventually resulting in the reduction of oxygen) encodes MGIEGILEKGYVTTSVDTVVNWARTGSMWPMTFGLACCAVEMMQAGASRYDLDRFGIIFRGSPRQSDVMIVAGTLTNKMAPALRKVYDQMPEPRWVISMGSCANGGGYYHYSYSVVRGCDRIIPVDIYVPGCPPTAEALIYGIIQLQNKIKRTCTIARQA; translated from the coding sequence ATGGGAATAGAAGGCATTCTGGAAAAAGGTTATGTAACAACCTCTGTTGATACGGTTGTTAACTGGGCGCGTACTGGTTCTATGTGGCCAATGACATTTGGTCTGGCCTGTTGCGCAGTAGAAATGATGCAAGCTGGAGCTTCACGTTATGATCTGGATCGCTTCGGTATAATATTTCGCGGTTCACCTCGTCAATCAGATGTAATGATTGTTGCGGGTACCCTGACAAATAAAATGGCACCGGCACTTCGCAAAGTTTATGACCAGATGCCAGAACCACGTTGGGTTATCTCAATGGGGTCATGTGCCAATGGTGGTGGTTATTATCATTACTCTTATTCTGTGGTCAGGGGCTGTGATCGAATTATTCCCGTAGATATTTATGTGCCCGGTTGTCCTCCGACAGCTGAAGCGCTGATATATGGCATCATTCAATTGCAAAACAAAATTAAGCGCACCTGCACTATTGCGCGTCAGGCTTAA
- a CDS encoding NADH-quinone oxidoreductase subunit A, with protein sequence MLENYIPVLIFICVGLFVGVAMIALGGFILAPSKPDEVKNSPYECGFSAFEDARLKFDVRFYLVAILFIIFDLEIAFLFPWAIVLEDVGLFGIVAMGIFLGILVIGFIYEWKKGALEWE encoded by the coding sequence ATGCTCGAAAATTACATACCCGTTTTAATATTTATCTGTGTTGGTTTATTCGTTGGTGTCGCTATGATTGCGCTTGGTGGATTTATTCTTGCTCCCAGCAAGCCCGATGAGGTAAAAAATTCACCATATGAGTGCGGCTTCTCCGCATTTGAAGATGCGCGACTGAAGTTTGATGTGCGTTTCTATCTGGTTGCTATCCTGTTTATTATTTTTGATTTAGAAATCGCCTTTTTATTCCCCTGGGCTATTGTGCTTGAAGATGTTGGTTTATTCGGCATTGTTGCAATGGGCATTTTCCTTGGAATATTAGTGATTGGTTTTATATATGAGTGGAAAAAAGGGGCGCTAGAATGGGAATAG
- a CDS encoding preprotein translocase subunit SecG, producing the protein MISILLVIHVLLSLVIIGLIMLQRGKGADAGAALGGGGGSSGSVFGARGAANFLSRTTAILAAAFFSTSLGLAYFSAQLGGESSVDNGSVLEQPAELPATDMPMPADMPDAEMPAPVDSAPASDVPVADEAPASDIPASE; encoded by the coding sequence GTGATTTCAATTCTTCTTGTTATACATGTGTTGCTTTCTCTGGTCATTATTGGCCTGATAATGCTTCAGCGCGGTAAAGGTGCTGATGCAGGTGCAGCTTTAGGTGGTGGCGGCGGTTCATCGGGCTCGGTATTTGGTGCACGTGGTGCAGCTAATTTTCTGAGTCGAACTACAGCGATACTTGCTGCTGCTTTCTTCTCAACCAGTCTGGGTTTAGCTTATTTTTCTGCCCAGTTGGGTGGCGAAAGTAGTGTGGATAATGGTTCAGTACTTGAGCAGCCTGCTGAGTTACCGGCAACAGATATGCCTATGCCAGCTGATATGCCTGATGCAGAAATGCCTGCGCCTGTAGACTCAGCACCGGCAAGTGATGTTCCTGTAGCTGATGAAGCTCCAGCTAGCGATATTCCTGCTTCAGAATAG
- a CDS encoding triose-phosphate isomerase gives MRKPMVAGNWKMNGSCESVKELVAGIKEGMGSINNAVVVVCPPAVFIPRVSGAADGSDIKIGSQNICDEDKGAFTGEISGEMLKEIGCEYAIIGHSERRALYGESDELVAKRFAAARRNGLKPIFCIGETLEERESGVTNDVCSRQIDAVISLEGVEALADGVIAYEPVWAIGTGKTATPEQAQEVHAFIRGKIAALNAEVAEGLQILYGGSMNAGNAKELIGQSDIDGGLIGGASLKPADFLAICQAAG, from the coding sequence ATGCGTAAACCAATGGTAGCTGGCAACTGGAAAATGAATGGTTCATGTGAATCGGTTAAAGAGCTTGTTGCGGGTATCAAAGAAGGTATGGGTTCGATAAATAATGCGGTTGTAGTGGTTTGTCCTCCTGCGGTATTTATTCCACGCGTATCAGGTGCAGCTGATGGTTCTGATATCAAAATTGGTTCACAGAATATCTGTGATGAAGATAAAGGTGCGTTTACTGGCGAAATTTCAGGTGAAATGCTGAAAGAAATTGGTTGTGAGTATGCCATTATTGGTCACTCTGAACGCCGTGCTTTATATGGCGAAAGTGATGAGCTGGTTGCAAAACGTTTTGCTGCGGCTCGTCGTAATGGTCTTAAGCCTATCTTCTGTATTGGTGAAACGCTTGAAGAGCGTGAATCTGGTGTAACAAATGATGTTTGTTCACGTCAAATTGATGCGGTAATTTCACTAGAGGGTGTTGAAGCGCTAGCTGATGGTGTTATTGCATATGAGCCTGTATGGGCAATTGGTACGGGCAAAACAGCAACTCCTGAACAAGCTCAGGAAGTACACGCATTTATTCGCGGCAAAATAGCTGCGCTTAATGCTGAAGTGGCTGAAGGTTTACAAATATTATACGGCGGTTCAATGAATGCAGGTAATGCAAAAGAGCTTATTGGTCAGTCTGATATCGATGGTGGTCTGATTGGTGGTGCGTCACTGAAGCCTGCCGATTTTCTAGCAATCTGCCAGGCGGCAGGTTAA
- a CDS encoding phosphoglucosamine mutase, giving the protein MAKKYFGTDGIRGRVGQGQMTPQAVMKLGWSVGKVLANHGNNLVVIGKDTRISGYMFEASLEAGLSAAGVDSKIIGPMPTPGIAYLTRTLRASAGIVISASHNPFYDNGLKFFSAEGTKLPDDIENEIEAMFEKEMEIVDSASLGKAERIEDAQGRYIESCKATIPIGTTFKGIKVVLDCANGATYHIAPNVFAELGAEVITIADKPDGVNINENCGSTHPNTLAAAVLQNRADIGIAFDGDGDRLMMVDSKGQIIDGDEILYIITKARLAAGEPQGGVAGTMMSNLGLELAIKKLGLEFVRTDVGDRYVMECLREKGWSLGGENSGHIICLDRTTTGDGIVSALQVMAYLADSNSTLVEALADMTMMPQILINVPLPVKTNPIGEPKVQQAVEEVEKQLNGRGRVLLRASGTEPLIRVMVEGEEGKQVTAYAQQIADAVSASVAHANPS; this is encoded by the coding sequence ATGGCAAAAAAATATTTTGGAACAGATGGTATTCGTGGGCGTGTTGGTCAGGGGCAGATGACGCCTCAGGCGGTAATGAAACTGGGCTGGTCTGTCGGTAAAGTGCTGGCAAATCATGGTAATAATCTGGTGGTTATTGGTAAAGATACTCGTATTTCCGGATATATGTTTGAGGCTTCACTTGAAGCGGGTTTATCTGCTGCAGGTGTAGATTCGAAGATTATTGGTCCAATGCCAACACCTGGTATTGCATATCTCACGCGAACATTACGCGCTTCGGCTGGTATTGTTATCTCAGCTTCACACAACCCTTTCTACGATAACGGGCTTAAATTTTTCTCTGCAGAAGGTACCAAGTTGCCAGATGATATTGAAAATGAAATCGAGGCAATGTTCGAAAAAGAAATGGAAATTGTTGACTCGGCATCGCTTGGAAAAGCTGAACGTATTGAAGATGCGCAGGGCCGTTATATTGAATCATGTAAAGCAACAATACCGATTGGCACAACATTTAAAGGTATTAAAGTTGTGCTGGATTGTGCTAATGGAGCAACCTACCACATAGCACCGAATGTATTTGCTGAGCTGGGTGCCGAGGTAATAACCATTGCTGATAAACCTGACGGTGTAAATATTAATGAGAACTGCGGTTCAACTCACCCTAATACATTAGCAGCAGCCGTATTGCAGAATCGAGCTGATATTGGTATTGCTTTTGATGGTGATGGTGATCGACTGATGATGGTTGATAGTAAGGGGCAGATTATAGATGGAGATGAAATTCTGTATATTATTACCAAAGCCAGACTGGCTGCTGGTGAGCCCCAGGGTGGTGTCGCAGGAACGATGATGAGTAACCTGGGGCTGGAGCTTGCTATTAAGAAACTGGGTCTTGAGTTTGTACGTACTGATGTGGGTGATCGTTACGTGATGGAGTGCCTGAGGGAGAAAGGCTGGTCATTAGGCGGAGAAAACTCAGGTCATATCATTTGTCTTGATAGAACTACAACGGGTGATGGTATCGTATCTGCCTTACAGGTAATGGCGTATCTGGCTGATTCGAATTCTACTTTGGTAGAAGCATTAGCGGATATGACGATGATGCCTCAAATATTAATTAATGTGCCCCTGCCGGTTAAAACCAATCCGATTGGTGAGCCTAAAGTGCAGCAGGCTGTAGAAGAAGTAGAAAAGCAGTTAAATGGACGGGGTCGTGTATTATTGCGTGCTTCAGGTACTGAACCCTTGATACGGGTTATGGTTGAAGGAGAAGAAGGTAAGCAGGTTACAGCTTATGCGCAGCAAATTGCAGATGCAGTATCAGCTTCTGTGGCGCATGCCAATCCGAGCTAA